One window from the genome of Methanoculleus sp. SDB encodes:
- a CDS encoding DNA-directed RNA polymerase subunit D yields the protein MEIAFTRLDENIARFTISGATPAFANAFRRAMISEVPTLAIDDVRIYDNNSALFDEMLAHRLGLIPLKTDLDALMPMDRCACEGVGCPGCCVTYTLSVEGPKIVYSGDLIPQDPAAVPVHDNIPIVKLTEDQKIVLEARAVINTGKEHAKWQSTLSCGYKAYPVIRVDERCDGCGKCVEECPRGVLRIGGKNVEIIDGRLEFCSLCKLCERACLASGIGDEPAIHVTPDATRYIFVVESDGSLPVRDIMERALLFLKEQSDDLVNILRDISGGTAHETSS from the coding sequence ATGGAAATCGCATTCACCAGACTGGATGAAAACATTGCGCGATTTACGATCAGCGGAGCGACACCGGCATTTGCCAATGCGTTCCGGAGAGCAATGATCAGTGAAGTTCCTACGCTCGCTATCGACGACGTGCGCATCTATGACAATAACAGCGCGCTGTTCGACGAAATGCTTGCCCACAGGCTCGGCCTGATACCCCTGAAAACGGATCTGGATGCACTTATGCCCATGGACCGCTGTGCCTGCGAAGGTGTCGGGTGCCCGGGCTGCTGTGTGACCTACACCCTGAGTGTCGAAGGCCCCAAGATAGTATATTCCGGCGACCTCATTCCGCAGGACCCGGCAGCCGTGCCGGTGCATGACAACATACCCATCGTGAAGCTTACGGAGGACCAGAAAATCGTCCTTGAAGCGAGAGCCGTTATAAATACCGGAAAAGAGCACGCCAAATGGCAGTCGACACTCTCGTGCGGCTACAAGGCCTATCCGGTTATCCGCGTTGACGAACGGTGTGACGGCTGCGGCAAGTGTGTTGAGGAGTGTCCGCGTGGTGTTTTACGGATTGGTGGTAAAAATGTCGAAATTATCGACGGAAGGCTCGAATTCTGTTCGCTCTGCAAACTGTGTGAACGTGCGTGCCTCGCCAGCGGTATCGGCGACGAGCCGGCAATCCATGTAACGCCCGATGCCACCCGCTATATATTCGTGGTGGAGAGCGACGGTTCTCTTCCCGTCAGGGACATTATGGAGCGGGCATTGCTGTTTTTGAAGGAACAATCTGACGATCTGGTGAATATATTACGCGATATATCTGGAGGGACTGCACATGAAACAAGCAGTTAA